The Candidatus Acidiferrales bacterium region GATCCGTAAAGCCTTGCTTCGGCCAACCCGGCGGAGGCACCGTGCCGGTGATGCCTCTTAGGTAGGTACCGTTCACCAGATATAGGTCCAACAGAGCGTCGTTGTTATAGTCAATCCAGCCGCAACCCGCGCCCGTTGCTTCAACAATGTTGGACAACATCTCCTCACCGAAGGTATGGCGGAAATCAATGCGCGCTGCCTCGGTGACGTCGGTGAAGGTGACGGGAGACACAGATGGCGCACCGCCCTGACCCTGTGCCGCCACCCAGCTAACAAGCAGCACAAAGAGCAAGCTGGGGGTTTGCGCTACCCAGGTTACTGCCGCACGGCACTGGAGTCTCACAGCCTACTCCTGTTGTTGAGCGACCCTTTCAGGCGTTCCCTGGCCTGTCAGCCGAAAAGGAACATCCTTGCGTGACAGAATCTGAGGAACCGTGTTCTCTGGAGCCAAGGCCCGATCCTCGTGACATCCCACACAGGCTCGATTTTCGCCCGGCCTTACCCAGAACCAACTCTTTTGGGCAGCCAGGGGACGCTCGCTCGCATCGAGCAGCTCCAGCCGCAACGGCGTGTCGGCCGGCACCTCCAAGAAAAATGAACCATCCGCAGCGACAGGTGCCACTCCCAAGATTCGGATGCCACCGGCCACCTCGTCTTGCGCCAGCACACGGACCTTCTGGATGGCTCCCGGAACCAGGCGCTCGGTGGAGGAAAGATAGCTATTCAAGCCAATGAGGGTTCCAGTCTTTTTGCTCCGATTGAGAATGCTGGGAAACAACCGCGGCTGCGGGTGCGCTGCCACGGGCACCGCGTCGAAACTGTGCAGGCGGGGATGGCGATACATCAGCCGGCCCGGGCCACTTTTGGTGCGCTCCAGATGACGGAGTTCATACCTGCTAGGGTGGGTGGCGCTTCTGCTGCCCGTGCGACCCGGCCGCCAGGCAACGACGAACTCATCATGCCGGAGTGGTTGCACAGAGAGATAAAGACCTTCTGCACCGCCAAAAACGGAGTTGCCTTGAGATCCGCGGGCAATCTCTGCCAGGGCCCCAGCGGAGGCGTCCGTGTAGCTGGATTTGATAAAGACAATCGAACCATCTTCCGTCTCACGAGCCGTAGTTCGGGCAACGTTGGGGTCGTGTTCACAGCGCAGAGAAGCCAAGCCAGTCCCATCGGGCCAAACCGTATAGAGTTCCACCGAGCTTCCGTTTTGCGAACCGCCCCACGAGTGGCGTCCCAGCAAGAGCAGCCGGCCATCACGCAGGACAGAAGCCAGTTCGAAGGAAGTCCGTCCAAACGTGATCGGATGGGCGCCACTGCCGTCGCGCTGTGCGACCCGAACCCGCCCCTGCGGTCGGTTTCCTGCCCAGCGTACTTGTGTAAAGGCAATCCTGTTTCCCGGCAGGTAGGCTGGTTTCAGGCAATCCCCGGCGCAAGACGTCAGTCGTCGTTTGCGCCGCCCGTCCACCGCCATTTCCCATATCTGCCAAGAGTCTCGCTTGGCGCGACGGCCGGCGAACAAAATGGATTTCCCATCGAAGGAGACTTGGGGATCGGCAGCACTCCAAAAATCCGGTGTGAGTGACAGGACCTTGCCCCCCTGTTCCGGAGGAGTGAACAAAACAATACGACTGCCGCGCGGAAATCGGTCTTTATCGGCTATCGCGTTCAGAGCAGCCACTTCCGGAGCTTGGACGAAAACCCATGGCAAACCATCGCCCGAACCGGGCTGGCGCGATCTCTCCTGCGCCACGGAGAGGAACGCAGCCACAAGCAATAGACCGGCGAGGCGGAGGTTCGAAACCAACACGGGATCACACGGCCGATTGTCTGGACGCCCCCGCGGGCCAGCCATTCGGTGTCAGAGTCCAGGGAAGAAATTCCTTCTTCTCCCCTTTGCCGGGTAAGCAATCGCCGAGGGCGAGGGCAAGATAGGTGGAAAAGGGCAGGACTGTCCATGATGCCGGTCAAGAAAATTCTTGACCAAGGTTAAGATTCGCTTCTGGCCGCAAGATTTTGCAATGGATCAGAGGCGGGATGCTTCTCGCAGCCGGGCTAGGTCGCGTACAGAGACTTCGCGGCGGTGGAGCTCGATCAGATGCTCATTTTCGAAAGCGTGAAGGGTACGGCTGATGGTTTCGGGCGAAAGCTCAAGGACCTCCCCAAGCTCCAAGCGGGAGAGGGGCAGTTCAAAAGCGGCTGGCCGCTCGGCGACTGCCGCACCGTCAGACAGAAGCTGTAGCAATAGGGTAGCCACTCTTTTGCGGGCACTCTTAAAACTTAGCTCCGCCACCTCGTTGCGCGTCCGCACCACTTCTCCTACCAAAAACCGGATCATTCCCAATGCGCTTTCGGCGTTGTTGCGGAGGAATCGGCAGAACTCGTCCCGCGGAGCCGAACAAAGGTTGCAGTCCTGCAGCACTACCGCGGTAAGAGGATAGCGATCTTGCGCCAGGGACTCGAAACCGAAGAAATCACCGGGAAAGAGTACCCGCACGATGCGGTCTTTCCCATTTTCCAGAGACTTCAGGACTTTGATAAC contains the following coding sequences:
- a CDS encoding Crp/Fnr family transcriptional regulator; this translates as MSLGLYRRNQILFSEGGAAQHIFAVRSGVIKVLKSLENGKDRIVRVLFPGDFFGFESLAQDRYPLTAVVLQDCNLCSAPRDEFCRFLRNNAESALGMIRFLVGEVVRTRNEVAELSFKSARKRVATLLLQLLSDGAAVAERPAAFELPLSRLELGEVLELSPETISRTLHAFENEHLIELHRREVSVRDLARLREASRL